A genomic stretch from Sander vitreus isolate 19-12246 chromosome 17, sanVit1, whole genome shotgun sequence includes:
- the LOC144532512 gene encoding opsin-5-like: protein MEITLKGFPVKVVNIPWRNNNLSTLHTDPPLSEQGETIIGVYLIVLGWLAWFGNSLVMFVLYRQRASLQSTDFLTLNLAISDAGISIFGYSRGILEIFNIFKDDRYLITSIWTCQVDGFLTLLFGLASINTLTVISITRYIKGCHPNKAYCISINTIAISLICIWTGAMFWSVAPLLGWGSYTDRGYGTCEVDWSKANYSTIHKSYIISILIFCFFIPVMIMLFAYVSIINTVKSANAMSADGFITTRQKRVERDVTRISIVICTAFIMAWSPYAVVSMWSAWGFHVPSTTSIMTRLFAKSASFYNPLIYFGMSSKFRKDVSVLLPCTRERRDLVRLQYFQNIKSKAGGTPPPASIPVLKLEAKYAASNAESDSGVNSPSQTPPFNPQGVFHTDLPSHIETSQYWCDRL, encoded by the exons ATGGAAATAACATTGAAGGGTTTTCCTGTAAAGGTTGTAAATATTCCGTGGAGGAATAATAACCTCAGTACTCTGCATACAGACCCCCCTCTGTCCGAACAAGGAGAGACCATCATTGGAGTCTATCTGATAGTGTTGG gATGGCTGGCCTGGTTTGGAAACAGTTTAGTGATGTTTGTCCTGTACAGACAGCGGGCCTCGCTTCAGTCAACAGATTTCCTCACTTTAAATCTTGCCATCTCTGATGCCGGCATCTCCATATTCGGCTACTCCAGAGGGATCCTAGAAATATTCAATATCTTCAAGGATGATAGGTATTTGATCACTTCCATCTGGACATGCCAG GTAGATGGCTTCCTCACCTTGCTCTTTGGCCTTGCAAGCATCAACACACTGACTGTTATCAGCATCACCAGATACATCAAGGGATGCCACCCAAACAAAG cttATTGTATCAGCATTAACACCATTGCCATATCGCTCATCTGCATTTGGACCGGAGCGATGTTTTGGTCTGTTGCTCCACTGCTTGGCTGGGGCAGCTACACAG ATCGAGGTTATGGCACCTGTGAAGTGGACTGGTCCAAAGCCAATTACTCCACCATCCACAAGTCCTACATCATCTCCATCCTCATCTTCTGCTTTTTCATCCCTGTGATGATCATGCTCTTCGCCTATGTCTCCATTATCAACACGGTGAAAAGCGCTAACGCCATGTCAGCTGATGGTTTCATCACCACCCGTCAAAAGAGGGTGGAGAGAGATGTCACAAGG ATTTCCATTGTAATCTGCACAGCTTTCATCATGGCCTGGTCCCCATATGCAGTGGTGTCTATGTGGTCAGCCTGGGGCTTCCATGTGCCAAGCACAACCAGCATCATGACCCGTCTCTTTGCCAAGTCTGCCAGCTTCTACAACCCGCTCATCTACTTCGGCATGAGCTCCAAGTTTCGCAAGGAcgtctctgtgctgctgccGTGCACACGAGAGCGCAGGGACTTGGTACGTCTGCAATACTTTCAAAACATCAAATCCAAAGCTGGGGGCACGCCCCCACCTGCATCAATTCCTGTCCTGAAGCTGGAGGCAAAATATGCAGCATCCAATGCTGAAAGCGACTCAGGGGTCAACAGCCCATCTCAGACTCCTCCATTTAACCCACAGGGGGTCTTCCACACTGACCTGCCCTCACACATTGAAACATCACAATACTGGTGTGACAGGCTCTGA